The Oncorhynchus clarkii lewisi isolate Uvic-CL-2024 chromosome 12, UVic_Ocla_1.0, whole genome shotgun sequence genome segment tggttttctgttctaactgataattaattgcacacacctggtgtcccaggtctaaatcagtccctgattagtgGGGAACAATGGAACTGGCTTctaggtccagagttgagtttgaggggtatAGTGCATTTTAAAGTTGAAGAGCACCAACCACAGATACACATGCTCACTAGACCATCTCGAAGACTAAATTCAATATAGAATCAGTGTGATGAGGTGACAAAGAGATTTTTTACTATTGCAACATGCAGTGAATAGAATTATGTTGTTCTCTGGTTTAGAAATCAAACTCTGGTTCTCTTATTGCAGATCAAATTGTATACATTTTTCCTAATTGTATTATAGAGGACATTGTAATGCAAGGTATGCTACAGTATATGTGTAGGATATGCTGTATTGGCTAATTTGCATATTCAGCTTAGTTTTTTAACCTCCATTCTAGCATACATGACACACACATCTTTCAATCTACACGCTTTTATCTGACTTTCTAGCcaaaacatgattttttttaaatgtcacattTTCTTATTTCAGTCTTTGGGAGTTCATCAAACACGTACAGCAAGCAATTTGAGTTTTCAAACCTTGTTTGAGGCTGTGTTTACAATGTAGATAGAAGCAGTGTTAAACTACACCTTTTATGAGAAAATGTGCAAGAATTGAAGGTGCCATCACATTTTATAGTTATTATAAGAATGTTTTACTGTCATATACAAAAAATCTGCTCCCCCCTCGATGGGGATCGATCAACTTCACGTTTTTCCGGCTTCCGCCCACAACCTATAGTTGCATATTTGCATTTTTGAATTAATACTTGAGAGAGTAGCCCACCATTCACATTCTATTCCATATTCTGAGCCATAGGCCTATCCAGGCCTTTACACATAAGGTAGTTGGTCCAAAGTTGGCATCTCGACACTCACTTTAATTGGATTGATAATGTATTTCTATCCCAGTTCACTTTCACTACAACAAAGTAATCAGCCTCTCTGTTTTCAGCTAGACTAACACAATACTTGTTTAATTTTATTAAATATAGAATCTTCAGCTTATTAGGACTGGACATGATTTCCTTTACAaccatgtatgtatgtacgtatgttTGTATACTTTTAAATTAATTGATAGTGCAATTAAAGTGTGTAATAAAGTCAGAAGCTTCCTGACATTGAGTGCCTCAACTCCTATTAAGTTAATTGAGTATTAGACATTTGACTTTTCGTGCCATATTCTGGTCTAGTGGTAATGCTGCTGACTCTGGACCACACATGACCCTTTGCGGCATGGATTCAAACCCTGCCTATGCTTCCTATCTGTATTCCTCCTTAtctcaataaagagagagaaaatactaATATATATAAAGAAATTAGTAATCTCCAGACCATATACTACCCAAACATGGTGAAGggaacacatcctagatctgaatgaaggaaatattcttattaaatacttttttctttacatagttgaatgtgccgacaacaaaatcacacaaaaattatcaatggaaatcaaatttatcaacccatggaggtctggatttggagtcacactcagaagtggaaaaccacactacaggctgatccaacttttatgcaatgtccttaaaacaagtcaaaatgaggctcagtagtgtgtgtggcctccacgtacctgtatgacctccctataatgcctgggcatgctcctgatgaggtggtggatggtctcctgagggatctcttcccagacctggactaaagcatccgccaactcctggacagtctgtggtgcaacgtggcgttggtggatggagcgagacatgatgtcccagatgtgctcaattggattcaggtctggggaacgggcgggccagtccatagtatcaatgccttcctcttgcaggaactgctgacacactccagccacatgacatctagcattgtcttgcattagaaggaacccagggccaaccacaccagcatatggtctcacaaggggtctgaggatctcatctcggtgcctaattgcagtcaggctacctatggtgagcacatggagggctgtgcggccccccaaagaaatgccaccccacaccatgactgacccaccaccaaaccggtcatgctggaggatgttgcaggcagcagaacattctccacagcgtctccagactgtcacgtctgtcacatgtgctcagtgtgaacctgctttcatctgtgaagggcacagggcgccagtggcgaatttgccaatcttggtgttctctggcaaattctctgccaaacgtcctgcacggttttgggctgtaagcacaacccccacctgtggatgtcgggccctcataccaccctcatggagtctgtttctgaccgtttgagcagacacatgcacatttgtggcctgttggaggtcattttgcaggcctctggcagtgctcctcctgctcctccttgcacaaaggcggaggtagcagtcctgctgctgggttgttgccctcctacggcctcctccacgtctcctgatatactggcctgtctcctggtagcgcctccatgctctggacactacgctgacagacacagtaaaccttcttgccacagttcgcattgatgtgccatcctggatgagctgcactacctgagccacttgtgtgggttgtagactccgtttcatgctaccactagagtgaaagcaccgccagcattcaaaagtgaccaaaacatcagccaggaagcataggaactgagaagtggtctgtggtcaccacatgcagaaccactccttcattgggggtgtcttgctaattgcctatattcaatttgcacaacagcatgtgaaatttattgtcaatcagtgttgcttcctaattggatagtttgatttcacagaagtgtgattgacttggagttacattgtgttgtttaagtgttcccttaatttttttgagcagtgtatatagaatAATGGGTTTTGACATTGGTGGTGACTTTCTGAACTGTTATAGTTAGACCAACAGTTTAAAGTAATACAGAAAATTATTGGTATTTGAGTTCTGATTGACTAAAttgacaacattttctggaaaTTTGTTGTATTTTCCCGTCAATTCACCAGAAACAACCATTCACGGCTATTTGTTTTAAAATGCCTTAGTAAGTTACACAGTATATGTAAATTGCATAGTATAGTATATGTTCCTGCTGTTCTCTCCTTCAAATCTGGTATCAGCCGGTCTTCGCCCATTCATCACCCCTCATGTCTGTTTCTGCAGTCACAAAACTCCGCCTCCTTCCACATTGTCACTGTGATAACAGAACAGAACTACCTCGAGACCAACGATGGTTGATAAATGAAGATAGTAAACTCAGGACGTTTACCACTGTCTGCTTTAGGAGGTGGCTCCTTAAGCAGACATCAATGTGATAGTGCGATGACTTCCTATTGGGGGGGAGAGGAACGTAGGAGTGGGCTGTCTCGCTTCCTCTTCCGTCTCTGCTTGAGACTCCAGAATGCTGAGTCACAATGATAAGGCAGAAATACAGCCAGGGCAGAGCCTGAGTCATTCCATACTATAGTAGAACCAGCAGGAGGTTATGACAGGAATAAGCAGGGGTGCTAATTTCACTGGTGACATGCATTTTTGTCCTctccccagttttatcattggaatgtgatacaaaacgaggcaacggtgtgcttttgAACCATGCAGATGCCTCCGAgcagtcgggtaggctgtttgctGTGTTTATTCgacccaaaaaatatataaatatatatgtccCCTCCACATCTAAAACCAATGTTGCTCCCCTGGTAAAAATTGTGGGAGGGAGCAattgggagagaggggaagggggaaagAGTACAGACTAAAAACACTGTGTCACCCTTCAGAACTTCAATATAAAGAGTTATGTAATGGTTAATCATTTACAGTATTACTTAGTGTTTATAACTTTGTGCGGCTGGTCACATGATGGACCCTGTCATGACTTTAACAACTTAACACAGGTTCTCGGTTTTGAACATTACAGAAAAGAATTGCATTAAAAAATGAAGACAATTCTATGTCAATTTCATTTTTAACGCTACGTTTGCCCTTCTGCTAAAATATGGTCACTTAGAACAatctggactcaggggtagacgtaacatagtaaaagaAAATTCAGGATACTCccattagtatgatatgttttgtatggtatgtattaatttgtggatgtacATCATCAGTATCGTATTATATTTTACTAATTGCAATTTTTACAATATGTTACGATTTGCTAAACATATGATAtcttacgaattccaatttgttgtggctaacgttagctcggTGGCTAGGTGCTAGCGTTAGCTAGGTGGCTGAAATTAGCTAGgcaaggggttaaggttaggtctaaggttaaggttaggagttaggttaaagggcaACCTTTGTGATGCTAGACGTTTGCGTTATATGCTCACCCTAAATTATCCTTTAAGCATGACACATCATTTAGTCAACAGGTGAAGAATGCCAAGTATGTCACAGCCCTTTTTGTAACACCAGATTAAACAAACTGATAGATAGAGCCTGTTTTGGCTTACATTTTAGGTGAAAGGGGTCCTGTCCTCAAACAATTGGAGTAGAGGCACTACCTTACATACTAGGCCAGTCAGTAAAGATCAGGGGCTGTAAAATCAGTGTCAGCTGGGGGGAGGAGCTTCCCCATCAAGTAATGTTATTCAatgtgatctaaaaggctaaactgagcCTAAATCGGCACTCTTACTTTGAGAGGCTTGATGCATACTGCCCCAGAAGACCTAAGTAGTGTTCGATTACCCattctaacatactgtatactacatacatactgcatactattagttcatagggctcccgagtggcgcagcggtctgaggcaccgCATCCCAGTGCAAGCGGCATCACTTTAGTACCcgttttgaatccaggctgtatcacatctgtatgtgattggcccagcgtcgtccgggtttggctggagtagtctgaatttgttcttaactgacttgcctagttaaataaaggttacatttgagTATACTGTAAAATAACGTTAAACTTCTAGTTGAGCTTACTTTCGCTTCGCCAGTCTACCGGAAGCTGATGGTGTTGCTATGCAACGTTACACGTTATAGCATAACTAATTACTAGCTAGACATCATACGATTtcgggtgtgtttgtaaattaaATCTGGAATGCCAGAGTATGCTCtcggcgttcgtaaattcagagcgttgtcagattgtccgttcgtaaatgTAAAGCGTTTCGCCCTCGGAGCGTTCAGATCCCacactggccgaggagtagggttgatccgagcatttTGAcctcaacggcagtcaagcacccaagctaactggctaactttggctagcttgctagctacttccagtgtccattgagaacgcacaatgactataccacttagctaatCCTGATGTATTAATAGCCAACTAACTttacgttaggtagctagctaacatactggtacatactgctgtaatgatatgctatgctatgtaaggatagcgtagctaaaACATTGTCAGCCAACATCAGACATAACGTGTAACggaacttatttgaaaagtcattacatcGCATTACATCTTAAATAATGTGAAGAGGGGTTTGTTCTCTGCCCACTTCATTTCATGGATAAAGAATCTTCCATTAaagataaacaaataaacaatgaaaGTTAAATCAGGGTCCATATCAAAAAACATAATATCATAGTCTCTCAGATTAACATTAACAGTTTTCTCTTTAAGATAAAATCTTCTAACTCACTCCAAAATCTTCTGACAAAAGAACATAAGTATACAATATGGAATAAGAAAGACTTAAAACACAAAAACAAGTATTTATTTTTCCAAAACTGGTTtgacaacaacattatttggattAAACAATTATTGAACAATTATCAAGAATTCATGAGAACACCCAATGTTACATTCACTCCTGAGGAATGGGATCGTCATCAAATGATCCGCATAGTTCCTGTTGAATTTCTAAAGGTGATTGGCTACGCTCTGTGAGGGTGGATTTCACTGACGCATTCCGTTTGGAACAATAAATAGAGCGAACAAGGCTCCTTCCAGTTCACAAGTCTGAGAAGACGCATGAAGAAGTTCTTGCTTCAACAGTGATTGAACGGAACTCCTCTGCCTTCGTCCCGCATTATAGAACATTTTGGATTGATAACATAACACTTATCTGAACTATAATAGCAAAAAATTCGAATAAACCCTATTTTTGTACCGTTACTTTAGATATTAAAGAAAATCTGCCAAAATGGAGTCTCAGATCCGCCAGAACTATCACCACGATTGCGAAGCTGCCATCAACCGGATGATCAACTTGGAGATGTTTGCCTCCTACACCTACACTTCAATGGTAAGGAGTCTACCAAGATGACCGTTTTGTTGAGCTACCTGTTATTATGCCTGGGCCTAAATTCTTTTCTTTTCACCTGACTTTTCTGTAGCCAATCACCTCGACTCCGTTAAGTACATATTTGAGTTTTACTTGGCAAGGCTATTAAGACCCTCCTCCAGGTTGGTATAGCATTCAAGTGAAGCCGGGAATCTATCCTACCTTGGTCAGAGCGCGTAACAACTCCTTGACAGGTTAATTGTCAGGTTACCAAGTAGACTACAGACTAGACTGATTCATGCCTATATCATCAAGCTTAGTTGCCACAACAAGAACATAACGCCCAGTCACGTTCGGCACTTTTTTTCTAATTCTTTTAACCACactgttttgtttgtccacccaggCTTTCTATTTCTCCCGTGACGATGTGGCTCTGTCTGGCTTCGCGCATTTCTTCAAGGAGAACAGCGACGAGGAGCGGGAGCACGCCGACAAGCTACTCTCCTTCCAGAACAAGAGAGGTGGACGCATTTTACTCCAGGACATCAAGGTGAGCGCCTGAGCATCGAGGAACACATTTAGATTGTAGACTGATAGAAAATGTCTTTACTCCATGGAGTGTCCAGCGTTAAGTTGATATAGAGAACCTGTAGTCCTAAACATACTGCCTTTAACCACTGAACTGAAACGATGTGAGGGATGTAACTCTGTTCACTTTATCCTGACCTTAACGTCTGCTAGTAGTCCCTAACCCTCCTGTGTTCACTCTGGCCTGTGTAGAAGCCAGAACGTGATGAGTGGGGCAATGGGCTGGAGGCCATGCAGTGTGCTCTGCAGCTGGAGAAGAATGTGAACCAGGCCCTGCTGGACCTGCACAAGATTGCCTCTGGAAAGGTTGACCCCCATGTAAGTTATGGTGAAACCACACATCACATGTATGTATCACATAGAATACAGGTACTGTCCCAGGAGATGATCAGGTTGTTGTAGCTCTGATAACTAATGACAGGATTGGGTGACCTGTTTCTTAACACGCACACAATAGTCCACAgatgcacactacacacacaatgcAGCTAATGCATAAGGGGTGGCAGGtcatctagtggttagagctttgggccagtaaccagaaggttgctggctcgaatccctgagctgccaAGGTAAAAATCTCTTCTGCCCCTGATTAACCCACTGTGCCACGTtaggatgtcattgtaaataggaatttgttatctgacttgtctagttaaaaaaTAAACTGCAGACACCTCATTATCTTCCCTTAGTCCATTACCACCAGGCTCTTGTGTGTTACTGTATCTACAATGGTCTGTAGTCATTATCTTTTCTGACCTGTGTTATCCCTCTTTAGCTGTGTGACTTCCTGGAGACCCATTACCTGAATGAGCAGGTGGAGGCCATTAAGAAGCTGGGAGACCACATCACCAACCTCACCAAGATGGATGCTGTCAAAAACAAGATGGCAGAGTACCTGTTTGACAAGCACACCCTGGGAGGCCAGAGCTAAACCACTTCCATCCCCAGGCTACGGCCTCCAGCCTCAGACCAGGACTCCTGGCTTCTCTGATGGATCCTACTGGCTTTACATTTATAGGGGAGAGTGTTAAACTGGTGCAGTGCAACACAGCTGTAACATTGGTGTTTCTGTTGACAACACTACTGTATTGGAGGCAAGGCTTCTTGTAAAACAATTAAAAATATCAGTTGAGTTTGTTGCTGTTTTCTAAGTGTTGACCTGTAGTAATGGATGTTGTATCAGTCTATTGAGGTTCTTTGCTCTTTTACTGAGCATCTTCATACCAGTGGTGAATACTGACAATTGACTGACTGAGGGTCATAACAATAGAAGTTTAACATGAGGTTTTATAAAGGATGTTA includes the following:
- the LOC139420940 gene encoding ferritin, middle subunit-like yields the protein MESQIRQNYHHDCEAAINRMINLEMFASYTYTSMAFYFSRDDVALSGFAHFFKENSDEEREHADKLLSFQNKRGGRILLQDIKKPERDEWGNGLEAMQCALQLEKNVNQALLDLHKIASGKVDPHLCDFLETHYLNEQVEAIKKLGDHITNLTKMDAVKNKMAEYLFDKHTLGGQS